One Gordonia mangrovi genomic region harbors:
- a CDS encoding L-threonylcarbamoyladenylate synthase codes for MSTVFDCGEPDTRAAGIRAAVGAAKAGRLVVLPTDTLYGIGCDAFDSEAVASLLAAKGRGRDMPVPVLVGSWHTIDGLVLSVSTAARDLVEAFWPGGLSLVVAQAPSLAWDLGDTDGTVMLRMPLHPVAIELLREVGPMAVSSANVSGRSPATTVDEAREQLGESVSIYLDGGPAAAAQASTIVDLSGSTPRILREGAVSTEAIAEVLDLDADALTAH; via the coding sequence GTGAGCACGGTATTCGATTGCGGTGAACCGGACACCAGGGCGGCAGGTATCCGCGCGGCCGTCGGCGCGGCGAAGGCCGGTCGCCTGGTGGTGTTGCCGACGGACACCCTCTACGGGATCGGCTGCGACGCGTTCGACTCGGAGGCGGTTGCCTCGCTCCTGGCGGCCAAGGGCCGCGGTCGGGACATGCCGGTGCCGGTCCTCGTCGGCTCGTGGCACACGATCGACGGTCTGGTGTTGTCGGTGTCCACCGCGGCACGTGACCTCGTGGAGGCGTTCTGGCCGGGCGGTCTGAGTCTCGTGGTGGCGCAGGCGCCGTCGCTGGCCTGGGACTTGGGGGACACCGACGGCACGGTGATGCTGCGGATGCCACTGCACCCGGTCGCGATCGAACTGCTCCGCGAGGTCGGCCCCATGGCCGTGTCGAGTGCCAACGTCTCCGGCCGGTCGCCGGCGACCACGGTGGACGAGGCACGCGAACAGCTCGGCGAGTCCGTCTCGATCTACCTCGACGGTGGGCCGGCGGCTGCGGCACAGGCATCCACCATTGTCGACCTGTCCGGCAGCACGCCACGGATCCTGCGGGAAGGTGCAGTGTCCACCGAGGCGATCGCCGAGGTACTCGACCTCGACGCCGATGCGCTGACCGCCCACTGA